The Diadema setosum chromosome 1, eeDiaSeto1, whole genome shotgun sequence genome has a window encoding:
- the LOC140243569 gene encoding uncharacterized protein — MDVTKLAETGEKLGFSGSELRAFVKEQQDIARDERAEQLEIKRAEKATAELRLKIVETQENANASTSTPEVNRPKARTPKLPPFYAEKDDLDAYLQRYERYARSQEWPQEEWAINLSALLTGSALEVYARLSAADADNYKVLKAALLKRFQLTAESFRQKFLTCRPENGESGHQYATRLESYLERWIELSGTAFTFDGLKDLLLRGQFVEGCPRELALFVKERQPCTLDEATSIAEQYLEVRGGTFKPSPAQRANAPRMLPGETKRAPGKTNANARSPFPPQMQNQRQCFLCGRPGHLARDCPKPGNTQSPPTCFVCKKPGHYARDCRLNPKNVAGMVAHGMWSEMPREESNSFPGEYYSSSPFNPNDNLQGMMSGDPTVSNAVIPPEVSSSNRVEASCMVVKLPPSTPQACCMGPCGDRVQLPCGHSLPMLSAACSENVVRKMPVVIGAVGGKRATVLRDSGCSSAVIREDLVDKSQLTGEENTCVLIDGTVRKLPIAMINVDTPYFTGSIEALCMKTPLYDLILGNLEGVRAPGDPDQNWTLSINPAGAVETRGQKKQLGKPFRPLKVPAPLEETVTPTLLKQAQADDDSLRKLRELGKSQTEKVSDHCAVSSFFYENGILYRKFHSPKVESDTLFTQVVVPKPYRAQVMRAAHETLLGGHQGAKKTLDKILSNFFWPGITGDVSRYCRSCDVCQRTLHKGRVPKAPLGRMPLIEVPFERIAVDIVGPIHPMTERKNRYILTIIDYATRYPEAIPLPSIETERVAEALVSVFTRVGIPKEMLTDQGSQFTSEVMKQRITSG, encoded by the exons atggATGTAACCAAGCTCGCGGAAACTGGTGAGAAATTAGGATTTAGTGGATCTGAATTAAGAGCGTTTGTCAAAGAACAACAAGACATAGCGAGAGACGAGCGAGCAGAACAACTAGAAATAAAACGAGCTGAAAAGGCAACTGCCGAGTTAAGGTTGAAAATTGTAGAAACTCAAGAAAATGCAAATGCATCCACTTCCACCCCGGAAGTGAACAGGCCGAAGGCTAGGACCCCTAAGCTGCCACCATTCTACGCAGAGAAAGACGATCTAGATGCATATTTACAACGCTATGAAAGGTATGCGCGGAGCCAAGAGTGGCCCCAAGAAGAGTGGGCTATAAATCTGAGCGCGTTGTTAACTGGTAGTGCGCTGGAAGTGTATGCACGATTGTCGGCGGCAGATGCAGACAACTACAAGGTGCTCAAAGCCGCGCTATTAAAGCGATTCCAGTTAACCGCAGAGTCTTTCCGTCAAAAATTCCTCACTTGTAGACCAGAAAATGGTGAGTCAGGGCATCAATACGCTACCCGCCTTGAAAGTTACTTAGAGAGATGGATTGAATTATCAGGGACTGCCTTCACGTTTGATGGGCTGAAAGATCTACTCCTTCGGGGACAATTTGTAGAAGGCTGCCCACGAGAACTAGCTTTATTTGTGAAAGAACGGCAGCCATGCACGCTAGATGAAGCTACTTCTATTGCTGAACAGTATCTGGAGGTGAGGGGCGGTACCTTCAAGCCTTCCCCTGCTCAACGAGCTAACGCTCCTAGAATGCTACCTGGAGAGACGAAGAGGGCTCCAGGTAAGACAAATGCTAACGCGCGATCACCGTTTCCCCCTCAGATGCAGAACCAGCGACAGTGCTTTTTGTGTGGTAGGCCAGGTCACCTCGCTAGAGACTGTCCAAAGCCAGGAAACACTCAATCCCCACCAACATGTTTTGTGTGTAAGAAACCGGGACATTATGCAAGGGACTGTAGATTAAATCCCAAGAATGTCGCAGGGATGGTCGCCCATGGTATGTGGTCTGAGATGCCCCGTGAAGAATCTAACTCCTTTCCGGGTGAGTATTACTCTTCATCCCCCTTCAACCCCAACGACAACTTACAGGGAATGATGAGCGGAGACCCTACTGTAAGTAACGCCGTCATCCCTCCAGAGGTAAGTTCCTCAAATAGAGTAGAAGCTTCATGCATGGTAGTAAAACTCCCACCGAGCACTCCGCAAGCATGTTGTATGGGCCCATGTGGCGACCGGGTGCAATTGCCGTGTGGACACTCACTGCCCATGTTGAGTGCGGCGTGTAGTGAAAACGTCGTGAGAAAGATGCCGGTGGTGATTGGTGCCGTGGGAGGTAAACGAGCCACAGTTTTGCGGGACAGTGGGTGCAGCAGTGCAGTGATAAGAGAGGATCTCGTTGATAAGTCTCAGCTGACAGGTGAGGAAAATACGTGTGTTCTGATAGATGGCACAGTAAGGAAGCTACCTATAGCTATGATCAATGTTGACACACCATATTTCACTGGCAGTATCGAAGCTTTATGCATGAAGACACCATTGTATGATTTGATCCTAGGCAATCTGGAAGGTGTACGAGCACCAGGCGATCCGGACCAAAACTGGACCTTGTCTATCAACCCGGCTGGAGCCGTGGAAACTAGAGGTCAGAAGAAACAGTTGGGTAAGCCATTCCGTCCGCTGAAGGTACCTGCACCCCTCGAGGAAACTGTCACACCAACATTGTTGAAACAAGCCCAAGCAGATGATGACAGTCTTCGAAAGCTCAGGGAATTAGGGAAATCACAAACAGAAAAGGTGAGTGACCACTGTGCAGTATCATCTTTCTTCTATGAAAATGGCATcctgtacagaaaatttcattcACCCAAAGTCGAGTCAGATACTCTTTTCACACAAGTCGTAGTCCCAAAGCCCTATCGTGCCCAAGTCATGAGAGCGGCTCATGAAACCCTGCTTGGAGGACACCAAGGCGCAAAGAAGACCCTAGACAAAATACTCTCGAACTTCTTCTGGCCAGGAATTACTGGAGACGTTTCGCGATATTGTAGGTCATGCGATGTTTGTCAACGCACACTCCACAAGGGTAGGGTTCCAAAAGCCCCTCTAGGAAGAATGCCCCTCATTGAAGTACCCTTTGAGCGCATTGCTGTCGATATCGTGGGCCCAATACACCCGATGACTGAGCGCAAGAATAGGTATATACTCACCATCATTGACTATGCGACGCGATACCCCGAGGCCATTCCACTGCCTAGCATAGAAACAGAGAGAGTTGCTGAGGCCCTTGTCAGTGTTTTCACTAGAGTAGGGATTCCTAAAGAGATGCTAACAGATCAGGGTTCGCAGTTTACCTCTGAGGTAATGAAGCAG AGAATCACCTCAGGATAG